The Chanos chanos chromosome 6, fChaCha1.1, whole genome shotgun sequence genome includes a region encoding these proteins:
- the LOC115813742 gene encoding inter-alpha-trypsin inhibitor heavy chain H3 — MDRALIWLSLVCFFLASVTSEPKTKQRDVDIYSFHINSTVTSRYAITVITSRVANSLNESQEVHFQVKIPKNAFISKFRMTIEGKTYDGIVKQKEEAQQQYSQAVSRGQSAGLVSSVGRTLEDFKTSVTVAALSKVTFELTYEELLKRRLGKYELLINAQPTQPVADFKIDVYIHESPGISLLEVKGGLSTNELTDAVTTTRSGPEAWVKFYPTREQQKKCKVCGKNGLNGDMIILYDVDREKSKGELRVSKGHFVHYFAPTDVQRIPKNVVFVIDRSGSMSGRKIEQTRVAMLRILGDLSEDDHFGIITFKGRVDTWKPELLKATQSNVEDAKKFVRQITARGSTDINAAVLKGVEMINRHPQEDSASILILLTDGEPNTGETNIGKIQDNVKKAIQGKFPLYCLGFGFDVSFEFLKKMAMENDGVARRIYEDSDADQQLQGFYEEVATPLLTDIHITYTGAANVTQTNFSQYYNGSEIVVAGLLTDNSLDLFTNEITATSKSKRMEYHDTIDPTILSNLTGFEDFIERLWAYLTVKQLLEKELMLEAQEKETVRKEALDLSLEYNFVTPLTSMVVTKPQEEDIQVAHKPKERKGETRTKTSRRLSATAQHFNSFGASSRNSHILGTSSRNSHIFGRPVPNLLGTGAAVHNLHSFGTAVHNLHNFGRPVPNLLGTGATVQMSHRPGAPGHQRRIKGGSLDGLNQNSPVILDDSRIFHPTHAPPTTTVLYASPVRFLIQAQDQSEPLCYDIPASQRLRLLQDPSSDFSMNGELIESGGTGFSQITIFYKTDLHMTLSTSEIIFSDGQNAVKFLWNQEPTTHETDSVSLILRNKEMDVSMGNTRVVILLHGQDGNSFLWPAVRQRPSKTTLPGLFGTLPVAYTTVTQSHSTILKILKIQGQEVRVSWNTATDYSIHSAPRVGCWLVPFQVAMQGELSDFTVPSL, encoded by the exons ATGGATCGAGCTTTGATCTGGCtctcacttgtttgttttttcctggcCTCCGTTACCTCAGAACCCAAGACAAAG cAACGAGATGTGGACATATACAGCTTCCACATAAACTCAACAGTAACCAGTCGCTACGCTATCACAGTCATCACCAGTCGTGTGGCAAATAGCCTCAATGAATCTCAGGAAGTTCATTTCCAGGTGAAGATACCCAAGAATGCTTTCATCAGCAAATTCAGAAT GACCATTGAGGGGAAGACATATGATGGGATTGttaaacagaaagaggaggctCAACAGCAGTACAGCCAGGCAGTGTCTCGAGGTCAAAGTGCTGGACTGGTCAG CTCTGTGGGCAGGACCTTAGAGGACTTTAAAACCTCAGTAACAGTGGCTGCACTCAGTAAGGTGACATTTGAACTGACCTATGAGGAACTGCTTAAGCGTCGTCTGGGCAAATATGAGTTACTCATCAATGCCCAACCAACACAGCCTGTGGCAGATTTTAAG ATTGATGTTTATATTCATGAGAGTCCAGGCATTTCCCTCCTGGAGGTAAAAGGAGGACTGAGTACTAATGAGCTGACAGATGCAGTCACAACCACACGTAGTGGCCCAGAG gCTTGGGTGAAATTCTATCCCACTCgtgaacaacagaaaaaatgtaaagtTTGTGGAAAAAATGGCTTAAATGGTGACATGATCATCTTATATGATGTTGACCGAGAGAAATCCAAAGGAGAACTAAGG GTATCAAAAGGTCATTTTGTCCATTACTTTGCACCCACTGATGTCCAACGGATCCCCAAAAATGTGGTTTTTGTCATTGATCGAAGTGGCTCCATGAGTGGCCGGAAAATAGAACAG ACTCGTGTGGCAATGCTAAGGATCTTGGGAGATCTCTCTGAAGATGACCACTTTGGCATAATTACTTTCAAAGGTAGAGTGGATACCTGGAAACCAGAACTCCTCAAGGCCACACAAAGCAACGTGGAGGATGCCAAGAAGTTTGTGAGACAGATCACTGCTAGAGGAT CTACTGATATAAATGCTGCTGTGCTGAAAGGGGTGGAGATGATCAACAGACACCCACAAGAGGACTCTGCCTCCATCCTAATCCTTCTTACAGATGGAGAGCCCAACACAG GTGAGACCAACATTGGTAAAATACAGGACAATGTGAAGAAAGCCATTCAGGGAAAATTCCCCTTGTACTGCCTGGGATTTGGATTTGATGTAAGTTTTgagtttttaaagaaaatggcCATGGAAAATGACGGTGTGGCACGCAGGATTTATGAGGACTCAGATGCTGATCAGCAACTTCAG GGATTCTATGAGGAAGTGGCCACGCCACTActgacagatatacacataaCCTATACTGGGGCGGCAAATGTGACACAAACCAATTTCAGCCAGTATTACAATGGATCGGAGATTGTGGTGGCTGGACTGCTCACAGACAACAGTTTGGACCTCTTCACCAATGAGATCACTGCAACATCA aaaagcAAAAGGATGGAATATCATGACACCATTGATCCAACCATTCTTAGTAACTTGACTGGGTTTGAAGATTTCATTGAACGACTTTGGGCCTACCTTACAGTAAAGCAGCTTTTggagaagga ACTGATGTTGGAAGCACAGGAGaaagaaacagtgagaaaagaagCCCTGGATCTCTCTCTAGAATATAACTTTGTGACGCCATTGACCTCTATGGTGGTCACCAAGCCCCAGGAAGAAGACATTCAGGTTGCCCACAAAcccaaggaaagaaaaggagagacaagaacaaaaacaagtcGACGTCTCTCAG CAACTGCACAGCACTTCAATAGTTTTGGCG CATCTTCAAGGAATTCCCATATTCTTGGCA CATCTTCAAGGAATTCCCATATTTTTGGGA GACCTGTACCTAACCTCCTTGGTACTGGCG CAGCTGTACATAACCTCCATAGTTTTGGCA CAGCTGTACATAACCTCCATAATTTTGGCA GACCTGTACCTAACCTCCTTGGTACTGGCG CAACTGTACAGATGAGCCATAGGCCTGGCG CTCCTGGTCATCAAAGGAGAATCAAAG GTGGATCACTGGATGGTCTCAATCAGAATAGTCCTGTGATCCTTGATG ACTCCAGAATTTTTCATCCAACACATGCTCCACCAACAACCACTGTTCTATATG CAAGCCCTGTACGATTCCTAATTCAAGCACAGGATCAGTCTGAACCTCTCTGCTATGACATTCCTGCATCCCAGAGGCTCAGACTCCTACAGGACCCGAGCTCTG ATTTCTCTATGAATGGTGAGCTCATTGAGTCTGGTGGCACTGGTTTCTCACAAATCACCATTTTTTACAAAACTGATCTTCACATGACCCTGAGCACCAGTGAGATCATTTTTTCTGATGGGCAGAATGCTGTGAAATTCCTTTGGAATCAGGAACCTACCACTcatgagacagacag TGTGTCACTGATCCTGAGGAACAAAGAAATGGATGTTTCCATGGGAAACACTCGTGTCGTTATTCTCCTTCATGGACAAGATGGGAATAGTTTCCTATGGCCTGCAGTTAGACAGCGCCCAAGTAAAACCACCTTACCAGGTCTTTTTG gAACACTTCCTGTCGCATATACAACAgtcacacaatcacattcaACAATACTGAAGATTCTGAAGATTCAGGGTCAGGAAGTCCGAGTGTCCTG GAACACGGCCACAGACTATAGTATCCACTCAGCACCGAGAGTGGGCTGCTGGTTGGTGCCGTTTCAGGTTGCTATGCAAGGGGAGCTATCTGACTTCACTGTGCCCAGTCTATAG